From the Spiroplasma sp. BIUS-1 genome, one window contains:
- the plsY gene encoding glycerol-3-phosphate 1-O-acyltransferase PlsY — protein sequence MSWEIVAGTAIASVVAYLIGSFSFSITIVKLKTNKDVRDQGSKNAGATNASRIIGKKWGVAIMLFDAFKIFIALFIALGLSKINTPIFRDTILIIPAFFALVGHCWPVYYKFKGGKAVSCFMGLMFVINWMMGIVMFGVWLTLVLTTRKVSIASIFASVITAILMWIPQISGLHNFDIDGTFFKQLYESNAFSAVWYNKLHTNDVYDSFLVINLVTTASMIILLARHWQNIQRLIKGTEPAFLGERKSKKDKPKKEKVKKQKPKKEKAKKDNKKKSATK from the coding sequence ATGAGTTGAGAAATTGTGGCAGGTACAGCTATCGCTTCTGTTGTTGCTTATTTAATTGGTAGTTTTTCATTTTCAATTACAATTGTAAAATTAAAAACTAACAAAGATGTTAGAGATCAAGGAAGTAAAAATGCAGGTGCTACTAATGCAAGTAGGATAATTGGTAAAAAATGAGGAGTTGCCATTATGCTATTTGATGCCTTTAAAATATTTATAGCTTTATTTATTGCTTTAGGTTTAAGTAAAATAAATACTCCTATTTTTAGAGATACAATTCTAATAATCCCTGCTTTCTTTGCATTAGTTGGTCACTGTTGACCAGTTTATTACAAATTCAAAGGTGGTAAAGCAGTAAGTTGTTTTATGGGATTAATGTTTGTTATTAACTGAATGATGGGTATTGTAATGTTTGGTGTTTGATTAACTTTAGTGTTAACAACTAGAAAAGTAAGTATTGCTTCAATATTTGCTTCAGTTATTACAGCTATCTTAATGTGAATTCCTCAAATTTCAGGATTACACAACTTCGATATTGATGGAACATTCTTTAAACAATTATATGAAAGCAATGCTTTCTCAGCTGTTTGATATAATAAATTACACACAAATGATGTTTATGATAGTTTCTTAGTTATTAACTTAGTAACTACAGCTTCAATGATAATATTGTTAGCAAGACACTGACAAAACATTCAACGTTTAATTAAAGGAACAGAACCTGCTTTCTTAGGTGAAAGAAAATCAAAAAAAGATAAACCAAAAAAAGAAAAAGTTAAAAAACAAAAACCAAAAAAAGAAAAAGCTAAAAAAGATAATAAAAAGAAAAGTGCTACTAAATAG
- a CDS encoding riboflavin kinase yields MKNNTISFFYNNLTMIMMNLEDSVGLIADFENWSEKEDEQIIKLKQTAKESNLKTTLFVVTDQEMNFGLWNSQNIIEKANEKEIDYVVFYQVNAFLNQMPDLDLFKNIEDFLSVRKMVIAKDYVDNNYSRFDVNFILNNWKDNAIVIETKETKDLEVNLKLLNNSEFELFKNTNKLSYKFDARVGEGKKLGRTIGFPTINLITEERLPLTDGVYACKVYVDHLKETFLGSGCYWKNELNQDVFEIFLIDFDQEIYGWKVTVEPLEKLRENIKVDGLDHLKEILKNDVEQTKKFKK; encoded by the coding sequence ATGAAGAATAATACAATATCTTTTTTTTATAACAATTTAACTATGATTATGATGAATCTTGAAGATTCAGTTGGTTTAATTGCTGATTTTGAAAATTGAAGTGAAAAAGAAGATGAACAAATAATAAAACTTAAACAAACAGCTAAAGAAAGTAATTTAAAAACTACTTTATTTGTTGTAACAGATCAAGAAATGAATTTCGGTTTATGAAATTCACAAAATATAATTGAAAAAGCAAATGAAAAAGAAATTGATTATGTAGTTTTCTATCAAGTAAACGCTTTTTTAAATCAAATGCCAGATTTAGATTTATTTAAAAACATAGAAGACTTTTTAAGTGTTAGAAAAATGGTTATTGCAAAAGACTATGTTGATAATAACTATTCAAGATTTGATGTGAACTTTATTTTAAATAATTGAAAAGATAATGCAATTGTTATTGAAACCAAAGAAACAAAAGATTTAGAAGTTAATTTAAAACTTTTAAATAATAGTGAATTTGAATTATTTAAAAATACAAATAAATTAAGTTATAAATTTGATGCAAGAGTTGGAGAAGGAAAAAAACTTGGAAGAACAATTGGTTTTCCAACAATAAATTTAATAACAGAAGAAAGATTACCTTTAACTGACGGAGTTTATGCATGTAAAGTTTATGTTGATCACTTAAAAGAAACTTTCTTAGGTTCTGGTTGTTATTGAAAAAACGAACTTAACCAAGATGTATTTGAAATCTTTTTAATAGATTTTGATCAAGAAATATATGGATGAAAAGTTACAGTGGAACCGTTAGAAAAGTTAAGAGAAAATATTAAAGTTGATGGTCTTGATCACTTAAAAGAAATATTAAAAAACGATGTAGAACAAACAAAGAAATTTAAAAAATAA
- a CDS encoding lipoprotein, with protein sequence MKKILSILSVITLAPTTSFLVVSCGPGDITFKSKLSSSISNLYISYKEGDILDEKFVLNWIYNSKILNTPELQKGIYVQELTVKENQSDEYTAKIIVTEESIKFEVETFISEIKFFKN encoded by the coding sequence ATGAAAAAAATACTATCAATTTTATCGGTGATCACCTTGGCACCAACGACATCTTTTCTAGTTGTTTCTTGTGGGCCTGGAGATATTACTTTTAAATCAAAGTTAAGTTCTTCGATAAGTAATTTATATATTTCTTATAAAGAAGGCGATATTCTTGACGAAAAATTCGTTTTAAATTGGATTTACAATTCTAAAATTCTAAATACACCAGAACTTCAAAAAGGAATATATGTTCAAGAATTAACAGTTAAAGAAAATCAAAGTGACGAATATACAGCAAAAATAATAGTGACTGAAGAATCAATTAAGTTTGAAGTAGAAACTTTTATTTCTGAAATAAAGTTTTTTAAAAATTAA
- a CDS encoding deoxyribonuclease IV, with the protein MEKPKFYLGSHVGMNSANDYLLGSAREAIENGANTLMFFTGAPQNTRRTETSKLKINEFKNLLIENEIDINKVICHGPYTINLANTVKSDTFDLGVRLLKEELLRLEEIGVHTLVLHPGAAVGAPRELALQSVAKGLNMVYKELPNTPVRVALETMSGKGTEVCITFEEIKTVLDMVEAKDKVGVCFDTCHMHDAGYDVKDNFDKVVEEFDQIVGLDKLMAIHLNDSKNPIANHKDRHENIGYGYIGFETLANVVHNPLFKEIPIVLETPWINGKVSPYKVEIEMIKNKKFTNPFKEKELIK; encoded by the coding sequence ATGGAAAAACCAAAATTTTATTTAGGTAGTCATGTTGGAATGAATTCTGCAAATGATTACTTACTAGGAAGTGCAAGAGAAGCAATTGAAAATGGAGCAAACACTTTAATGTTTTTTACAGGAGCTCCTCAAAATACTCGAAGAACTGAAACTAGCAAATTAAAAATTAATGAATTTAAAAACTTGTTAATAGAAAATGAAATAGATATTAACAAAGTAATTTGTCATGGACCTTACACAATAAACTTAGCAAACACAGTTAAAAGTGATACTTTTGATTTAGGAGTAAGACTTTTAAAAGAAGAACTTTTAAGATTAGAAGAAATTGGAGTACACACTTTAGTTTTACATCCAGGAGCTGCTGTTGGAGCGCCAAGAGAGTTAGCGCTTCAAAGTGTAGCTAAAGGATTGAATATGGTTTATAAAGAATTACCAAACACTCCTGTAAGAGTTGCTTTAGAAACAATGTCAGGAAAAGGAACAGAAGTTTGTATTACTTTTGAAGAAATCAAAACTGTTTTGGACATGGTTGAAGCAAAAGACAAAGTAGGGGTTTGTTTTGATACATGTCATATGCATGATGCTGGCTATGATGTTAAAGACAACTTCGATAAAGTAGTTGAAGAGTTTGATCAAATAGTTGGATTAGACAAACTTATGGCAATTCACTTAAATGACAGTAAAAACCCAATTGCAAATCATAAAGATCGTCACGAAAACATAGGATATGGTTACATTGGTTTTGAAACTCTTGCAAATGTAGTTCACAACCCATTATTTAAAGAAATTCCTATTGTTTTAGAAACTCCTTGAATTAACGGGAAAGTAAGTCCTTATAAAGTAGAAATCGAAATGATCAAAAACAAAAAATTTACAAATCCATTTAAGGAAAAAGAATTAATAAAATAA
- a CDS encoding acyltransferase, which translates to MDQVIKQNNLDFDFKDKSKSKAIIKSKREANIELLRFVLALFVVIIHTIGGPTIVFARGSVPCFALITGYFLIRKQDDFRFLRFIPTLFLLLFLNVILSLIFNLISVNTIDKQLVEGTEEWLKLIFFGTNPMWYMWAILFVYILSPFINEGMKRMSTFSSGFLIVSLFLIFQISGLIKFSYISSSGYYHLEGFFVVLYSYMFGAFLALHCENFFRRKSLIWIIFASTLIISYIFVALYYLVYPNANTWFQMARSNHGFMSIFIAFSFFAVFKTFEIKDNKFIFYLGALSTVIYAFHQTFIDFLDLYIIGFLKEDLWLEILYTLARFAIAMTGSLVISVIMYYPFKYLNNHISRLVNKLIVKMENKFNRVNNKTTIE; encoded by the coding sequence GTGGATCAAGTTATCAAGCAAAATAATTTGGATTTTGACTTTAAAGACAAAAGCAAATCAAAAGCAATAATTAAATCTAAAAGAGAAGCTAATATTGAATTGTTAAGATTTGTATTAGCTTTATTTGTAGTTATTATCCACACAATAGGGGGACCTACAATCGTTTTTGCACGAGGAAGTGTTCCTTGTTTTGCTCTTATCACAGGTTATTTTTTAATAAGAAAACAAGATGATTTTAGATTTTTAAGATTTATACCCACTTTGTTTTTACTATTATTTTTAAACGTTATTTTATCTTTAATTTTTAACTTAATATCTGTAAATACAATTGATAAACAATTGGTTGAAGGAACTGAAGAATGATTAAAACTTATATTTTTTGGAACAAATCCAATGTGATATATGTGAGCAATTCTTTTTGTTTATATTTTGTCTCCATTTATAAATGAAGGAATGAAAAGAATGAGCACTTTTTCAAGTGGTTTTTTAATAGTTTCTTTATTTCTAATTTTTCAAATAAGTGGTTTGATAAAATTTAGCTATATAAGTTCTTCTGGTTACTATCATTTAGAAGGTTTTTTTGTAGTTCTTTACAGTTATATGTTTGGAGCTTTTTTAGCACTGCATTGTGAAAACTTCTTTAGAAGAAAAAGTCTTATTTGAATCATATTTGCTTCAACTTTAATAATTTCTTATATCTTTGTTGCTCTTTATTACTTAGTGTATCCAAATGCAAACACTTGATTTCAAATGGCAAGATCAAATCATGGTTTTATGTCAATTTTTATTGCATTTTCATTTTTTGCTGTTTTTAAAACCTTTGAAATAAAAGATAACAAATTTATATTTTATTTAGGAGCACTTTCAACAGTTATATATGCTTTTCATCAAACTTTCATTGATTTTTTAGATCTATATATAATAGGGTTCTTAAAAGAAGATTTATGATTAGAAATATTATATACACTAGCAAGATTTGCAATTGCTATGACAGGCAGTTTGGTTATTTCAGTTATTATGTATTATCCTTTTAAATACCTAAATAATCATATATCTAGATTAGTTAACAAACTAATAGTTAAAATGGAAAACAAATTTAATAGAGTAAATAATAAAACCACTATAGAATAG
- a CDS encoding lipoprotein, which yields MKKLLTILTGFTVTITPATQIVSCQITPNNTYKNPSDIEEFWNFKSYNTISVDPANVDGALFETNLKELIANNFRNQEVINKVLGNEQNTKTQTKDEQQKISFKYFKNSQGVEITDISEYLKTILSDKVAEQKTIYFKYSFDGTTYNNSYLKLNVTNIPKVK from the coding sequence ATGAAAAAACTACTTACAATTTTAACTGGTTTTACAGTTACTATTACTCCAGCAACTCAAATAGTGAGTTGCCAAATAACTCCAAATAACACTTATAAAAATCCTTCAGATATTGAAGAATTCTGAAATTTTAAATCATACAATACAATTTCTGTTGATCCAGCTAATGTTGATGGAGCATTATTTGAAACTAATTTAAAAGAATTAATTGCAAACAACTTTAGAAATCAAGAAGTTATAAATAAAGTATTGGGAAATGAACAAAACACTAAAACTCAAACAAAAGATGAGCAACAAAAAATCTCATTTAAATACTTTAAAAATTCTCAAGGAGTTGAAATTACTGATATTTCAGAATATTTAAAAACTATTTTAAGTGATAAAGTAGCAGAGCAAAAAACAATATATTTCAAATATTCATTCGATGGAACTACATACAATAATAGTTATTTAAAATTAAATGTAACCAATATTCCAAAAGTAAAATAA
- a CDS encoding transcription antitermination protein NusB: MEKEISKLKNRRRKTIQILYRLFLLDENKNKIKQEILDGFQLETFDESLNDYIFDLLDDSQEYKEIISSLLPETWSWLRLPKIIQAILVNAVYEIKKEITPKPVVINESIELTREYLPSFETAFVNGLLDNIK, translated from the coding sequence ATGGAAAAAGAAATTAGTAAATTAAAAAATAGAAGAAGAAAAACGATTCAAATCTTATATCGTCTTTTTTTATTGGATGAAAACAAAAACAAAATAAAACAAGAAATCTTAGATGGATTTCAATTAGAAACTTTTGATGAAAGTTTAAATGATTATATTTTTGATCTATTAGATGATAGTCAAGAATATAAAGAAATAATATCGAGTCTACTTCCAGAAACTTGATCATGATTAAGACTGCCAAAAATTATTCAAGCAATTTTAGTTAATGCAGTTTATGAAATCAAAAAAGAAATAACACCAAAACCTGTTGTAATTAATGAAAGTATTGAATTGACAAGAGAATATTTACCAAGCTTTGAAACAGCTTTTGTAAATGGATTGTTAGATAACATTAAATAG